In the Primulina eburnea isolate SZY01 chromosome 15, ASM2296580v1, whole genome shotgun sequence genome, CGAAATAACGATCACATACCTCCTTTAAAGCTTCATTAGCACAATCAAATAGtagtttctggtcgtgatgggGTCGACTAGAAAATAACTCGACTTCATTAAACAATGATGATTCAAGAATTTCGTACGAAGAAAGCCATCTTGATAGAAATTCATCCCAGTTTAAACCTGATCCCAGTAACACTGCTTCCACGTATTCAAATGCAGATTCCTCATCCTCGAGAGAGATTCTAACACAAATTCCTTGGTCGGAAACAGAAGATTGCTCCTCAAAATGGATATGTAGCAGTGGGATGTCATTTTCAACTGAATTTCACAAACCTTTCAATTCGAGCTCGAAAAATAGCATGCAAAAAATTCTAAAAGAAGATAATATACTTTATTATCCATGAACTTACCTAGATGTGATTTGGTACTTGCAGGACTGATATCATTATCTGGAAACAGTGGTTCAAGAACAGATATAGGACTAGGACGCTCCATTTTTTCATGGACACAATCTGAAATTTCGACTTCCCGGCTTACAGGAGATTGCATGGGAGATACAGCTGGAGAAGACAATATTTGATCCTCTACAACAAAATCCTGGAAAACAAAAGCAAAATAGAGAACcaagaaaatcttaaaaaagaaaCACTAATCAAACCGTTGAAAATACAAGTCCATGTCCACGTACAGCTTTGTACACAAACAGAAATCTGTCTTAATAATCACTTCAATTATAAAATAACCAACAAACAGGAATATACCGATTTGAATCCGCAAGAAGAATCTTCCAAGTTTTTGGTAGCGTTTTCTCGATTTTCTCCCTCTTTAAAATCAACATTCTGGATATCTCCACTAATTGAGTTACtgattgattcagaagaaacagTACAAACATTGTCCTCATAAAGCATTGATTCAGCCATTTCTTCAATCTCCACAACTCTCGAAGATGCATTTGAAACTGCTGCATTGgaaaaatacattattttacattctaataaatataataagatCATTATAACTTTCAATTTTTTCGAGCAAGGTCGTGATTTACCATCATCAATAGCAGTCCCTCCAATATCGGATTTATTTTCCAAACCTTCTTGGTCATCACTAACTCCAACATCAACACTCATACCAAGAGACTCTGCTTTGTCATCGGAAGTGCTAACAGAGATGCAGTGTTGACTATCCAAATTTGGCATACTTGAACCCGGACAATCGTTATTGTTTTCTCGCAATTGCCCATTCGTAACCATACCACGTGGAGATAATCTCATGTGAGCAGTTATCAAGATGTCATCTCCATGTTTCCTAGGGCTGCAGCAAGGGGAACTATTATAATCAGGAAAAGAAAGAATCCTACCCAGCGATTTGTGCAACTGCTCAGTCATTGACTCAGCATTTTCATCATCATTGTTCAGTATCTCAGATAGATGTTTTTTAGCCTCAATGTAAATATTGGATACTCCTAGTTTCTGATATCGACGTGTTTCATCCACCATTGCTGAACCTTTAGCTTTCAACTTTCCAGCTTGTTCGCCCTTCTGGAAGCTAGTGGACGATTTAGTGAATTTTTCAGTGTAGAAATGGTTCCTATTAGGAGAACTCCAAGCAAAATTTTCGCCGGAGACACCTTTCTCTCCACTATTCCCATTTCGGTGCTTAGAAGAAAGTTTAACTATGAGCCCATCTAGGGAGATCCCCTGTTTTTCTTTTCCCATTGCATGCCTTAACTTTCTTTTAATTTCATGAAACGAGAATTGGGATGAATTTCTCACATTATTCCCCTTATTATCCAGGTAATTTGACTGAAATGAAGCCCCTCTAACATCAATACCCCTTTCAGGACTCCTTACAACTTCTGGTCCAGGCTTAAGGATGACAATTTTACTGGAAGATTGACCACTTTTGTCCCTTCCACTCAGATCACTCTCCAGGGGCGTGCTCTTTCTACGGAAAAAGTTGTAGTGTTTACGGCTAATAAATTCATCAGATTTCAGATTTATTGGCTTTTCCTCGTCTATCCGAGCATTGTCCAAATTTTGGATACACTTAACCAGCACAGAGTTCGGATCCTTCAGTAATTTCAAAAATACGCGCTTATTTTTACTTAGTGTTTGCAGAGCATCTGTGAACTCTTTGGAGCAACATGATTTCCCCTCCTCCCCTAAATGCTTGTCATTACTACTTACCCTCCGTCCTATTAACAGCTTTATCGCCGATACTATTTCTTCTTCAACAACTGTGACAGCTTGATCACGCGGCACTTCGAGATCACTATTAAAATTAGGCTTCTCGTAGTTTGTGTTTCTTTGATTAATCTTGGCCAACTCTTCCACTATCATTTCCAGATCAAGACTATTCGCTGTTTTTCTTTCAGGAATTTCTTCAAAATTTCCAGGCACCAAGTATTTTTTGATACCCGACTCGGAGATATCCATATCACTGGAGTTGTTGCAAATTCTGTTCTTTCTTTTAGGATTCTTTTTCTCATGCTGTCCATATTTAAAGTCAACTTGGTCCAAACACATTTCGGAATTATTTAGCCGGTTCTTTAAACCTTGCTCATTGATCATCTCTTCCTCCATGAGCTCCTTCACGCTTGGTTTGACAACATCAACCATAGGCATCGTGTTTTCTTCAGCTTCCTGAATATCCATCCACAAGGATTAAAAAAAAGATTGAATAGAGCAGCCAAATCACAAGTCAACAAGAAAATAATATACGCCTAAACTCACCACCACCGTATCTTCACATTTTTCAGTTGAACCCTGTAAAGTTGTCTTAGTCCTCGAGTGTTCAGCACCTACAGACAATAAAAATACCAAACATTTAATCCATAGACCGGATTTGGAACATTACAGGAATTGTGCAACACGATAATGCGATGCAGCAACAACTTCTACACAGAACACATACCCACAGACAGCTCATACTCTCGAATTCTATCTGAAAgcagtcttctagtggatcgaCCCTGTCGAAAGTCGAACAAACTAATCAGACCCCAAATACAACCCATTTGAA is a window encoding:
- the LOC140813449 gene encoding uncharacterized protein isoform X2, whose amino-acid sequence is MAKRSKRRSTQHKRDVQMGCIWGLISLFDFRQGRSTRRLLSDRIREYELSVGAEHSRTKTTLQGSTEKCEDTVEAEENTMPMVDVVKPSVKELMEEEMINEQGLKNRLNNSEMCLDQVDFKYGQHEKKNPKRKNRICNNSSDMDISESGIKKYLVPGNFEEIPERKTANSLDLEMIVEELAKINQRNTNYEKPNFNSDLEVPRDQAVTVVEEEIVSAIKLLIGRRVSSNDKHLGEEGKSCCSKEFTDALQTLSKNKRVFLKLLKDPNSVLVKCIQNLDNARIDEEKPINLKSDEFISRKHYNFFRRKSTPLESDLSGRDKSGQSSSKIVILKPGPEVVRSPERGIDVRGASFQSNYLDNKGNNVRNSSQFSFHEIKRKLRHAMGKEKQGISLDGLIVKLSSKHRNGNSGEKGVSGENFAWSSPNRNHFYTEKFTKSSTSFQKGEQAGKLKAKGSAMVDETRRYQKLGVSNIYIEAKKHLSEILNNDDENAESMTEQLHKSLGRILSFPDYNSSPCCSPRKHGDDILITAHMRLSPRGMVTNGQLRENNNDCPGSSMPNLDSQHCISVSTSDDKAESLGMSVDVGVSDDQEGLENKSDIGGTAIDDAVSNASSRVVEIEEMAESMLYEDNVCTVSSESISNSISGDIQNVDFKEGENRENATKNLEDSSCGFKSDFVVEDQILSSPAVSPMQSPVSREVEISDCVHEKMERPSPISVLEPLFPDNDISPASTKSHLVENDIPLLHIHFEEQSSVSDQGICVRISLEDEESAFEYVEAVLLGSGLNWDEFLSRWLSSYEILESSLFNEVELFSSRPHHDQKLLFDCANEALKEVCDRYFGCFSGLSNHKQNIRPVAKGMDLIHEVWREVEWHIFEHQSPRCLEQLIEIDMARSGKWMNLQSDLEVICFEMWETVFEDLVEDIVLSCVNDASEQPCEV
- the LOC140813449 gene encoding uncharacterized protein isoform X1, with the protein product MAKRSKRRSTQHKRDVQMGCIWGLISLFDFRQGRSTRRLLSDRIREYELSVGAEHSRTKTTLQGSTEKCEDTVVEAEENTMPMVDVVKPSVKELMEEEMINEQGLKNRLNNSEMCLDQVDFKYGQHEKKNPKRKNRICNNSSDMDISESGIKKYLVPGNFEEIPERKTANSLDLEMIVEELAKINQRNTNYEKPNFNSDLEVPRDQAVTVVEEEIVSAIKLLIGRRVSSNDKHLGEEGKSCCSKEFTDALQTLSKNKRVFLKLLKDPNSVLVKCIQNLDNARIDEEKPINLKSDEFISRKHYNFFRRKSTPLESDLSGRDKSGQSSSKIVILKPGPEVVRSPERGIDVRGASFQSNYLDNKGNNVRNSSQFSFHEIKRKLRHAMGKEKQGISLDGLIVKLSSKHRNGNSGEKGVSGENFAWSSPNRNHFYTEKFTKSSTSFQKGEQAGKLKAKGSAMVDETRRYQKLGVSNIYIEAKKHLSEILNNDDENAESMTEQLHKSLGRILSFPDYNSSPCCSPRKHGDDILITAHMRLSPRGMVTNGQLRENNNDCPGSSMPNLDSQHCISVSTSDDKAESLGMSVDVGVSDDQEGLENKSDIGGTAIDDAVSNASSRVVEIEEMAESMLYEDNVCTVSSESISNSISGDIQNVDFKEGENRENATKNLEDSSCGFKSDFVVEDQILSSPAVSPMQSPVSREVEISDCVHEKMERPSPISVLEPLFPDNDISPASTKSHLVENDIPLLHIHFEEQSSVSDQGICVRISLEDEESAFEYVEAVLLGSGLNWDEFLSRWLSSYEILESSLFNEVELFSSRPHHDQKLLFDCANEALKEVCDRYFGCFSGLSNHKQNIRPVAKGMDLIHEVWREVEWHIFEHQSPRCLEQLIEIDMARSGKWMNLQSDLEVICFEMWETVFEDLVEDIVLSCVNDASEQPCEV
- the LOC140813449 gene encoding uncharacterized protein isoform X3, which produces MAKRSKRRSTQHKRDVQMGCIWGLISLFDFRQGRSTRRLLSDRIREYELSVGAEHSRTKTTLQGSTEKCEDTVVEAEENTMPMVDVVKPSVKELMEEEMINEQGLKNRLNNSEMCLDQVDFKYGQHEKKNPKRKNRICNNSSDMDISESGIKKYLVPGNFEEIPERKTANSLDLEMIVEELAKINQRNTNYEKPNFNSDLEVPRDQAVTVVEEEIVSAIKLLIGRRVSSNDKHLGEEGKSCCSKEFTDALQTLSKNKRVFLKLLKDPNSVLVKCIQNLDNARIDEEKPINLKSDEFISRKHYNFFRRKSTPLESDLSGRDKSGQSSSKIVILKPGPEVVRSPERGIDVRGASFQSNYLDNKGNNVRNSSQFSFHEIKRKLRHAMGKEKQGISLDGLIVKLSSKHRNGNSGEKGVSGENFAWSSPNRNHFYTEKFTKSSTSFQKGEQAGKLKAKGSAMVDETRRYQKLGVSNIYIEAKKHLSEILNNDDENAESMTEQLHKSLGRILSFPDYNSSPCCSPRKHGDDILITAHMRLSPRGMVTNGQLRENNNDCPGSSMPNLDSQHCISVSTSDDKAESLGMSVDVGVSDDQEGLENKSDIGGTAIDDVSNASSRVVEIEEMAESMLYEDNVCTVSSESISNSISGDIQNVDFKEGENRENATKNLEDSSCGFKSDFVVEDQILSSPAVSPMQSPVSREVEISDCVHEKMERPSPISVLEPLFPDNDISPASTKSHLVENDIPLLHIHFEEQSSVSDQGICVRISLEDEESAFEYVEAVLLGSGLNWDEFLSRWLSSYEILESSLFNEVELFSSRPHHDQKLLFDCANEALKEVCDRYFGCFSGLSNHKQNIRPVAKGMDLIHEVWREVEWHIFEHQSPRCLEQLIEIDMARSGKWMNLQSDLEVICFEMWETVFEDLVEDIVLSCVNDASEQPCEV